Part of the Pseudomonas sp. ADAK13 genome is shown below.
TTGCTACGTCGTCGCTCTTCGCCATGCCAATAATCCGTCACTATTCGGGGATTCATAGTTCTGGGGAAAGGCAAGAGCAAGTGTTATGCCAGAGTTGTCTGTTCAAACGGGAAGAGTGAGGTGCTCTTACTCACAACGCCGATTAACTGTGGGAGCTGGCTTGCCTGCGATGAGGCCCTGCCAGGCGATATCTTGATTGCTGACCCACCGCTATCGCAGGCAAGCCAGCTCTCACATGACCCGATTCCAACTGGAAATAAGGCCACTCTTCAGATCAGGCGTAATAGTCCACCGCGCTGGAGCCGATCACGGACTGCACAACCGGCGCTGCGACTTCAGCCACTTCACCGACACCGCCGCCATCAGCCCCATCACCCCGCCCGCCACTGCCACTGACGCCGCGGGCCTGGTTCTGCTGTTGCTGGTCCTGGCCCTGTTGACCCTGCCAGCCACGGGACTGGTCGGACACGTTGACGTCGACCTGGCCCATGCCCTGCTGGGCGAACATCTCCCGCAGGCGTCCCGACTGGCTTTCCAGGGCTTCACGCACCACCGCGTGGCCGCTCATGAAGGTGACCTGCGCCTGTTGGTCGGCGGACATTTTCACGCTGATGTCCAGGCGGCCCAGTTCAGCAGGCTGCAACTGGATTTCGGCCGACTTGAGGTTGGCGCTGGACAAGTACATGACCCGGTTCACCACCTCATCCGTCCAGCCGCTCTGGTGCATGGCCAATGGCGCGTTGGCGACCGGCGGCAAGGCATTCGCGGTTTTCGGCGTGGCAGCCTGGGTCAGCGCGGCGAGACGGTTGGCAAAGTCATCGACACGGGTGTCGCTGCTGGCGTCCTTCAGGTCCTTGAGGCCGCCGTCGATCAGGCCGGTAAAGGCTTTGTCGCCGCCCTGGTCGGTGCTGTCCTTGGCCGCTTGCTGATCGACCATATTGGCCAGGCCCGTGGCGAAGTTTTGCGCGGCGGTCGGCTGATCCTGGGTCGGGGCCGGGGCGGTTTTTGCCGGGGTTTGGCTGCTGGCGGAAACGTGTCCGCCCTGCTCCATGGCCAGGCGCACGGCGGGCATGGCGTCCAGCGGATCGGCCTCGGGGTCGAAGGCGGGCTTGGCGTCGTCGGTCGCGGCCACCGCAGGTGCCACCACGGGTTGGGCCTTGTCATCTTTCGCTGCCGCCGGTGCCGGCGTCTCGACGGGCGCCGGCGCTGCGGGAACGGGAACGGGGACGACCGCCGCCACAAGCGCCGGGTCGACGGTGGGGTCAACCGGGGGTTGCTGGGCCAGGGTCGGGTCGTCTGCAGGCGCCGTGTCGTCAGCCTTAGCGGTGGTGTCCGGGGGGTCGGACTTGGCCGGCGGGGTGGCAGGCAAAGTCTTGCCGTTATCGGCAACCGATGGGGTGCCGGCGGCAGGCTTGTCGTTGTTGGCGGCGGGCTTTGCGCTGCTGTCCGCAGGCTTGTCGCGGGTGGATCTGGTGGTGGTGTCGGTGGGTTTTGCCGCAGGCGTGGAGGCCTGGTTGGCGAACACCTGAGCGAAGCCCGGGGCCTTGTCCCGCGGGTCCGCAGCCACTGCCGGTGGATTGGCAGCGGGCGCTTGAGGCTTGGCCGCAGGGGCCGCCTGAAGGAGCGAATTCGGGGTGATTGCCATATATAAGAGTCTCCGCCGCACAGGGGTCGAGGGTGCGGTTACAGGAGGTAGAGCAAGAGTTGGGCCAGCTTTTGGGTTTGGTGTGTATATCCGTTGTTTGGGTTAGGGCCGCTATTGGTTCCGCTCTTACAGCGGCTCACTTTTGAACAGCGCAAAAGTAAGCAAAACGCTCTTGCCCCACCACTCGGCACCTCGCTCAGGCTCGGTGTGCCCTCAACTCCGGTAGTACTCCGCGGGCCGCCGCGACGGGGCGTCCCTGCCCCGTCGCGGCTAAACCGGCGTCCTGCCGGTTTACCCGCTCCGTACTACCTGCGTTCGGCCAGCGTGGTTTAACGGGGCGCCTAAGATCAAGATCAAAAGCAGATCAAAAACACAGCGGCCTACAGGCCGGCTTGAGTGGTGTGAAGCAAAGGCAAGATCAAAATCAAAAGCGGGCACGCGGCGTTTTTCAAGGTAGTTGTCGCGCTCATCGTCGTACTACGCGGCTTTTATTACCACTGTCAGCTCCCTTTCAGGGTTCAGATACACCGTCCCGATAGGGTTCCAGTTGCGTGTCTCACCTGACCATCTTTCCGGTCTTCTCTCTCTGGCTTGCCTGTATACCGCATCTCGGCGAGCCAAGATTTCCCGGTCTTTCCCTTCGTGACGTTGAGCGGGTGTCACGAAGCGGATCCGACTATGACGGTGCACGGTGTTGTACCAGGTCATAAAATTCCTTACCCAGATACGCGCCTCATCCAGGCTGGAAAACCCGTCCTGCGGCCACTGCGGGCAGTATTTCAGCGTTCTGAACAACGATTCCGAGTACGGGTTGTCGTTACTGACCCGTGGTCTACCGCGAGACGGCGTGATGCCCAAGTCGTACATCTTGGTTAGTAGCGTTAACGATTTCATCGGCGCACCGTTGTCCGAGTGAAGCACCAACGGCTGGAGCCAACACTTTTCCTGAGTCACGCTTCGTTGCAGCAACGCGGCTGCTTTTTCACCGCTTTCTGCTTCGTAAACTTCCCAACCCACCGCCTTCCGGCTGTAGATATCCTCGATCAGATAGAGGTAGTAAAACTTTCCGCGAACCGGTGACGGCAAGTAAGTGATGTCCCATGACCACACTTGATTGGCGGCGGTCGCCGCATAAGTCGTGGGCGCCTCATGACGATGCGGCCGCTTGGCACGCGAGCGATGTTGCTGCTGACCTGCCGCGTGCAGTACGCGATAAAATGTCGCCTCCGAGGCCATGTAACGCCCCTCGTCAGCCAGCTGTGGCACGATTTGGCTCGGCGGCAGATGCGCATAGGTTTTGCTGTTGCACAGCGTCACGATACTTTGCCGTTCAAGCTCACTGAGTGCGTTGTTCGGCATCCGCCTGAGCGTCGTCGTGCGCCCATCCGCCAAGATTTCTTCCGGCAAATTCCAGCGTTGCAGTGTCCTCAGTGAAAGGCCTACCTCCTGACAAGCAGGCGCCCTGCGGGCGCCCGCCAGGATGGCTTCATTGAGCCAACCAACGAGTAAATACCGTTCTGGCAACAAGGTCAGTTGTCCTCGTCGTCGCTCCCCCAGTAGGCATTGAGCTTTTTTCTCAGCACCAGTAACGCCGCCGTCTCGGCCAGCGCCGCATCCTTGCGGCGTAGTTCGCGCTCAAGCTCACGGATCCTTTTTTTATCATCCCGTGACTGCCCTGAACTCGCCGTTTTCGCAGCTGGTTTTTGGGTGCTACTGGCGATAAACGCATTACGCCAATCGGTAATCTGCTCGGGAAAAATACCTTTTCTTCGGCAATATTCACCGATCTCCAGTTCCGACAGCGAACCGGTCTCTATGATGACCGTCAGTTTGGATTCGGCTGACCAATTTTCGGCGGGTTGTTTAGCGTCGGACAATTGCGTTCCTCTGGCAGCAGCTTGTTTGCGCCAATAATGGAGAGACATATCGCTGCAACCTTCGCGGCGAGCGACCTCCGCTGCTGAAAGGCTCAGGGGCGGAAGCATCATTTTCAGCAGTGCGGCTTTACGTTCATCTGAGTAGAAAGGCATGACCATACTCTTGCCGCCCCCGAAATGTGTTCAAAAAGCGGTGGACGCGACAACTACCCTGACACCGGGGGCACGGTGAAATGTGGGAGCTGGCTTGCCTGCGATGGCATCGCCTCGGTGTACCTGAAAAACCGAGGTGTCTGCATCGCAGGCAAGCCAGCTCCCACAGAAAAGCAGAGCTGCATCCGTTTCAGATTTGGCTTTCGCTTTTGATCTGGCTTCTACCACTCAAGCCGGCCTGTAGGCCGCTGTGCTCTTGCTTTTGATCTTGATCTGGCTCTGACTGCCCCAATAAGCCCGAGGCCGAACGCAGGGATTGAGGAGCGGGTAAACCGGCAGGACGCCGGTTTAGCCGCGACGGGGCAGGGACGCCCCGTCGCGGCGGCCCGCGGAGCAATGCCGGAGTGAGGGAACACCGAGCCTAGGCGAGGTGCCGACAGGCGGGGCAGAGCCCTTTGGTTACTTTGGGGCTTTTCCAAAGTGACCCGCTGTAAGAGCGGAACCATAAGCAGCCGTTACCGAAATAACGGATATACACCCCAACAGCGTCAGAGCCCAAACCGCTCCCGCTCATGCTCATACAACGGCCTTACCAACGCGAACTCATGGTCAATTTCATCCACCAACCGCCCCAAATCCGCAACCACAGGCTTGGCCGACCGATCCTCAAGCAACTGACAAAGCTCAGCCAACCGCACGGCCCCAAGGTTACCGCTACTCCCCTTGAAGCTATGGGCAATCCGCCCCAACGCCTTGGCATCATCCCGCGCCCGGCGCAGCGCCTCTACCCGCTTCTGCGAGTCATCGAGAAACGTGTCGAGCAGCTTCGGATACTCGCCCTCCATGACCTCCTGCAAGCCGGTCAGCACATCGGGGTCCAGATGAATCTCTGCCACTTGTTCGCTCCTTGATCAAGAATCGGCGGATTATGCCAGAGCCTTCCATGAAAACTCCACGCACACACACCGCCCGCCGTCAGTCCAGCCTACATCGCTGCTCAACTGACGTACCAGGCTCAACCCCCGACCAGACAGACGGTCAACATCCAGCGGCCTGGCCAGCACCTTCTCCACATCAAACCCCGGCCCACTGTCCTCGATCCGCAAGGTCAGGCAACCGCCCTCCCCGGCCGGCACCACATTCAGGTGCACCCGCACATACCCGCTGTTCACCTGCGCCAGCCGCTCATTACGCTCCCGGTAATACGCCGCAAATCCCTGGGCATCCCGCTTCAGCCGCGAATCCAGCCCCAGCACACCATGCTCCAGGGCATTGGAATACAACTCCGCCATCACCGTGTACAACGCACCGCTCTGCTCACGCAGCCCATGAATCTCCAACAGCAGTTGCAGCAAATACGGCAAAGGGTTGTAGGACTTGAGCGTCTCGGCACGAAATTCAAAGCTGACCGACCAATCCAGCGGCGACGACTGGCCGCTGTCGGAATACATCACCGACGGCGAGCGCAACACCTCCCCCGCCTGCAGGCTGATTTCCACCATGCTGATGTCATCGCGCACTTCACCGCGAAAACCCGCCAGGGCCTGCTCGATCTCCTCGAACAACCGGTCGGGCTCGCGATTGGCCGCAAACACCTGCTGCAAACGCTCGGCGCCAAACAATTGCTCGTGGGCATCGGCGGTGTCCAGCACGCCATCCGACAACAAGAACACCCGGTCACCCAGCGCCATCGGCCAGACTTCAGTGCGGTCATCAAACGCCTCGGCCGCCAATATGCCCAGCGGCAAATGCCGAGACAGCAGCGGCGTGCGCTTGCCGGTGGCGATTTCATGCACGTAGCCCTCGGGCATGCCGCCGTTCCACACTTCCACCACCCGCCGCTGGGCGCTGAGGCACAGCAGGGTGGCGCAACAGAACATGTCCACCGGCAAGATGCGCTTGAGCTTGGCGTTCATCTCCCGCAACGTCTGCGCCAGGCCGTAACCCTTGGCGGTCATGCCGTAGAACACTTCCGCCAGGGGCATGGCGCCGACCGCGGCGGGCAAACCGTGGCCGGTGAAATCCCCCAGCAGCACATGCATGTCACCCGACGGCGTATAGGCGGCCAACAGTAAATCGCCGTTGAACAGCGCGTAGGGCGATTGCACGTAGCGAATATTCGGCGCGGCGTTGATACAGCCGGAGTGGGCGACCTTGTCGAACACCGCCTTGGCCACCCGCTGTTCCTGCAACAGATGGTCGTTGTGCCGGGCGATCAGGTCCCGCTGCTGTAATACCGTGGCCTGCAAGCGGCGCAGTCGGTCCATGGCGTTGATCTTCGCCGCCAGGATCACCTGGTTATAGGGTTTGGCCAGGAAGTCATCACCGCCCGCATCCAGGCACTGGGCCAGGGCTTCGCTCTCGCGCAGGGAGGTGAGGAAGATGATCGGCACCAGCGCTTCCCCCGCCAGGTGCTTGATCTGCCGGGCCGCCTCAAAGCCATCCATGACCGGCATCAGGGCGTCCATCAACACCAACTGCGGCCGCTCGCGGATGAACACTTGCACCGCTTCCTCGCCGTTGCTGGCGGTGATCACCTGGTGGCCCTGGCGGCGCACAATGGTCGACAGCAACAACAGGTCAGCGGCGCTGTCTTCGGCGATCAACACCGTCAGCGCCTCAAGGACCGGGGCCAGGACGCTCAAGTGAGGTCGAACAGTTTGTCGAAGTTGGAAATGGCGAGGATCTTGCGCACGTCGGAGTTGCTGTTGACCACCTGCACTTCGGCATTGTCGCCACCGGCATGGTCACGCAACAGCAGGAGCATGCCCAGTGCCGAGCTGTCCATGTAGGTGGTTTCCTTCAAGTCCACCACGTAGATCTCGGGCACCTTGTAGAACCGCTCGTAGGCATCACGAAAGGCCTGGTGGCTACCGAAATCGAATCGCCCCCTGACGGTGATCGTCAACTTCGTCCCGTCCAGGGACACTTCTGATTCGACTGACATACGACTGCTTCCTTGTCATTGGCAATGTGCAACAAGGTTTAGCAGGTGATGGGGAAGTGGGCAAATCCATGCAGCAGCGGTGGCGTGGTTAATAGGGGTTTTGGCGGGGAAGACGTTGGGACAGCTCATCGAGCAATTTCTGCTCGCGTTTGTCTTCCAGCGCACGGGCTTCGTCGATGTAGCGCTGCACCAGTTTGCGCAGGCCTTCGACCCGGGCGTAGGCCTGTTGCCAACTGTCGCGGGCCTTGTCGACGTTGGCCTGGTGCCACGCCAGGCTCTGGCGTTGCTGGCCGACAGCGGTTTCCAGTTGATTGAGAAAGCCCTGGTACCCCATCAGCCATTGCCCGGACACGCCCTTGCTGCCGCGCTCGATCCACTGTTGCTGATACTCGCCGCGAAAGCGCTCCAGGTCGCCCAGTTTGCTTTCCGCCAGGCGAACCTGGCCCTGGAAGTACCCCAGGCGCTGGACGGCGGTCTTTTCGGCTTTTTCGGCCATGTCCACCACTGGGGCAAGGCGCGCGGCACGCGTGTTGGCCATGGGTTATCCGCCTGGCGCCGGCGCGAATATGGTGCCCAGGTGCGCCTCGCTTTCACCCATGCTGATCTTGTCGTTGAGGCCCTGGCGCAGGTAGGTCACCAGTTGCGGTTGCAGGGCAATCGCCAGGTCGGTCTCGCGATCACCGCCGGCCACGTAGGCGCCCACGCTGATCAGGTCGCGGCTCTGTTGATAGCGCGACCAGAGTTGCTTGAATTGCTGCGCACGCATCATGTGCTCGGGTGTGACCACCGACGGCATCACCCGGCTGATGGAGGCTTCGATGTCGATGGCCGGGTAGTGCCCTTCCTCGGCCAAGCGCCGGGACAGCACGATATGCCCGTCGAGCACGCCACGTGCCGAGTCGGCAATCGGGTCCTGCTGGTCATCGCCTTCGGAGAGCACGGTGTAGAACGCGGTGATTGAACCACCGCCGGCCTCGGAGTTACCGGCGCGCTCCACCAGCTTGGGCAGCTTGGCGAACACGGACGGCGGATAGCCCTTGGTGGCCGGCGGCTCGCCGATGGCCAGGGCGATTTCCCGCTGGGCCTGGGCGAAACGGGTCAGGGAGTCCATCAGCAACAGGACGTTCTTGCCCTTGTCGCGAAAATATTCGGCGATGCGTGTGCAGTACATCGCGGCGCGCAGGCGCATCAGCGGCGCGTCGTCCGCCGGCGAGGCGACCACGACGGAACGCTTGAGGCCTTCTTCGCCCAGGCTGTGCTCGATGAATTCCTTCACCTCGCGGCCCCGCTCGCCGATCAGCCCGACCACGATGATGTCGGCCTCGGTGAAGCGCGTCATCATGCCCAGCAACACCGACTTACCCACGCCGGTACCGGCGAACAGGCCCAGGCGCTGGCCGCGGCCCACCGTCAATAAACCGTTGATGCTGCGAATGCCCACGTCCAGCGGCACGCTGATGGGGTTACGCTTGAGCGGGTTGATGGTCGGGCCGTCCATAGGCACCCAGTCTTCCGCCTTCATCCCGCCCTTGCCGTCGAGGGCGCGGCCGGCGCCGTCGAGTACGCGACCGAGCATGCTCATGCCCATCGGCAGGCGGCCCGTATCAGCCAGCGGCACCACACGGGCGCCGGGGGCAATACCGGCAACGCTGCCAACCGGCATCAGGAATACTTTGCTGCCGGAAAAACCCATTACTTCGGCTTCAACCTGCACCGGGTGGTAGCTGTCGTCGTTGATCACCATGCAGCGGCTGCCCATGGCGGCGCGCAGGCCTTCGGCTTCCAGGGTCAGGCCGACCATGCGCAGCAGGCGGCCCTCCAGGATCGGCTGGCCCGGCAACTCGGTGACGTCGGCATAGCCACCCAGGCGCTTGGCGAAGCTGGTGCGATCAAGGCGCATCGGGGGTGTCCAGCTCGACGCTCAAGTCAGGCTCGGCGGGGTGCAGTGCCTGCTCGTGCAACTGGTCAAACAGCTTGGCCATGATCTGGCTGATGCGCGTCTCGATCGTGGCGTCGATGCGGCTGTGTTCAGTCTCCACCCGGCAACCGCCGGGCAGCAGCGCGGCGTCTTCGACGATGCGCCAGGTTTCTTCATGGCGCTCGCGCAGGGCTTTGACCTGTTCGAAATCCTGCGGGTTGATGTACAACCGCACATTGCCGACGCCCAGGGGCAGCAGCTTGAGGGCTTCGCGCATCACGCTTTCGATTTGCGTGGAGTCCAGCGCCAGCTCGCGCTGGATCACCTGGCGAGTGATGTGTTCCACCAGGCCAACCATGGCTTTTTCGATCTGGGAATCCTGCTCGGCAATCGGATCGAACAGGCTGCCCATCAGGGTTTCCAGGCTGGCGAGCTTGACGCTCAGCGCCGCCTCGGCTTCCTGGCGGACCTTGAGGGTGGTGCTGCGAAAGCCGTCTTTCTCACCGGTGGAAAAGCCCTCGTTGTAGGCTTCCTGGCGAATGCTTTCCAGCTCTTCCAGGGTCAGTGGCTGGACTTCTTCCAGCGGCACTTCTTCCATCTCGGCCGGCGGCTCTTCTACCGGCTCCGGCTCAGGCTCCGGGCGATGCGGGTCGAAACTGGGCAGCGACCAGACGTCGAACCCTCCGACGTCCCGTGCGCGAATCAGATCGCTGGGCGTCTCATCTTTGTTCGACATGCGCGGCGCCTTAAATCATTTCTTCGCCGCCCTTCCCACCGAGAACGATTTCTCCGGCTTCGGCCATACGGCGGGCAATGGTGAGGATTTCTTTCTGCGCAGTTTCCACGTCGCTGACGCGCACCGGGCCCTTGGCCTCGAGGTCGTCGCGCAGCAGTTCGGAAGCCCGCTTGGACATGTTCTTGAAGATCTTTTCCTTGACGCCTTCGTCGGAGCCTTTGAGGGCCAGCACCAGCACGTCGGAGGAGACTTCCCGCAGCAACGCCTGGATGCCACGGTCGTCGACATCGGAGAGGTTGTTGAACACGAACATGAGGTCTTCGATCTGCACCGACAGGCTGTCGTCGATCTCGCGGATCGAGTCCATCAACTGGCCTTCCACCGAGCTGTCGAGGAAGTTCATGATGTCGGCCGCACGCTTGATGCCGCCCAACGTGGTACGCGAAGCGTTGGAATTGCCCGAGAACTGCTTCTCGAGAATCGTGTTGAGTTCTTTCAGGGCCGCCGGCTGCACGGTGTTCAACGACGAGACGCGCAGGATGATGTCCAGGCGCACCTTGTGGTCGAAATGGCCGAGCACTTCACCGGCCTGGTCGGGGTCGAGGTACGCCACCACGATCGCCTGGATCTGCGGGTGTTCGTAGCGGATCACATCGGCCACGGCTCGCGGTTCCATCCACTTCAGGCTGTCGAGGCCGCTGGTGTTGCCACCCAGCAGGATGCGGTCGATCAGGCCGTTGGCCTTGTCTTCGCCCAGGGCCGAGGTGAGCATCTTGCGAATGTAGCTGTCGGAGCCGACGCCCAGGCTGGTCTGGTCGCCGACGATCTCGACGAACTCGCTCATCACCTGCTCGACTTGCTCGCGGTGCACATTGCGCATCTGCGCCATGGCCACACCTACCCGTTGAACCTCTTTGGGGCCCATGTGGCGCAGCACTTGGGCGGCGTCGGTTTCTCCCAGGGACAGCAACAGCACGGCGGCTTTGTCGACCCGGGAGAGTTTGGCTACAGCGGCTCGAGCATCACTCATCTGCGTTAATCCACTCTTTCACGACCTGGGCCACACGACCCGGGTCTTCGGCCACCAGGCTCTTGATTGCGTTCAACTGAGCGTCATAACCCTCGCTCGGGCTCGGCAACAGAATGCTTTGCGGGCCACCAAGGCTCACGCGGTCGTTGGCCAGTTCGCCATCGAGGCCACCCATGCCCCCCAACTCGACGTCGCCGCCTGCCAAAGCAAGCTGCTTTTTGCCGTGGCCGGTGATGTTGTTGAGCACCGGACGCAGCACGCCGAACACCAGCACCAGGATAAACAGCACACCCAGCACTTGCTTGACGATGTCCCAGAACCACGGCTGAGTATAGAACGCCGCCTCGGCGATGACTTCGCCACGCTCGGCGGAGAACGGCATATTGATCACGCTGACGCTGTCGCCACGGCTGGCATCGAAGCCCACCGCGTCCTGCACCAGGCGGGTGAAGCGCGCCAATTCATCGGCGCTCCACGGTGCACGGGTGACGGCGCCATCAGCGGCGTTGACCTTGACCTGGTCATCCACCACCACCGACACCGACAGGCGATTGATCCGGCCCTGCTGCTGCTTTGTGTGGCTGATGGAGCGGTCAAGCTCGAAGTTCTTGGTGGATTGTTGACGCTTGTCGGCCGGGTACGGCGCCAGCATCGGCTGGCCGGTGGCCGGGTCCATGATCTGCTGGCCGTTGGCGTCCAGCAGCGGCTGGCCAGGTTGCACCGCGCCTGCGGTAGCGGCAGCGCCACCGGTGGTTTGCGGGGCGGTAGCCGGGGTTGGCGGCTGGTTGCTCAGGGCACCCGGCACACCTTGCGGGCCATTGCTGGCGGTGCGTTGTTCAGTGGTCGACTGCTCGCTGCGCAGGGCCGGTTGGTCCGGGTTGAACTGCTCGGAAGTCGATTCGACCGCGCTGAAATCCACATCGGCCGACACTTCAGCCTTGTAGCGATCATTGCCCAACACCGGTTGCAGGATGTTGTGCACGCGCTGGGTCAGCATGCTTTCCATGCGACGGCTGTAGTCGAACTGCTTGCCGGCCATGGTCAGCGAGGAGTTTTCCGCCATGTCGGACAGCAGGTTGCCCTTCTGGTCGACCACGGTGATTTGCGACTTGCTCAATTCGGGAACGCTGGTGGCCACCAGGTTGATGATCGCCAACACCTGGCCAGGCTCCAGCGAGCGGCCAGCAAACAGTTCGACCAGTACCGAGGCGCTGGGCTTGCGCTCGTCGCGCACAAACACCGAGCTTTTCGGAATTGCCAGGTGCACGCGGGCACCCTTGACGTTGTTCAACGCGGAAATGGTGCGCGCCAGTTCGCCTTCCAGGCCGCGACGGTAGCGGGTGGCTTCCATGAACTGGCTGGTGCCCAGGCCCTGGTCCTTGTCGAGGATCTCAAAGCCGATATTAGCGTCGGACGGGGTCACGCCGGCGGCCGCCAGTTTCATGCGCGCACGGGCTACATCATCGGCCTTGACCAACAGCGCGCCAGAGTTCGGTTCGACGGTGTAGGCAATATCTGCCGCCGCCAGGGTTTCCATGATCTGCTTGGAGTCCATGCCCGCCAGGCTTCCGTACAGCGGGCGGTAATCCGGTTGCTGGGACCACAGCACCACGGCAAAACCAATCGCCACGCTGGCAGCCAGGCCGACCATCAGGCCCACCTGACGCAGCATGGTCATCTCGGAGAGGTTTTCCAGGAACGACAGGCCAAACAGCGGCGGCTTGCCGTCTGCCTTGGCGGGTGCGTTATCCACGACTGCTTCTGCCATGACTCAAATCGTCCTTAAACCGGCATCTGCATGATGTCTTGATAGGCTTGAACCAGCTTGTTGCGCACCTGGGTCAAAGCCTGGAATGAAACGCTGGCTTTTTGCGAGGCGACCATCACGTCGGTGAGGTCCACGCCGCTTTTGCCGATCTCGAAGGCAGTTGCCAACTGATTGGAAGCCTGCTGGGTATCGCTGACCTTGTTGATGGCCTGACCGAGCATGTCGGCAAAGCTGCTCTGACCCAATTCCGGTACGGCTTGCGCGGCGGATTTCGGTTGAGACATGGCATCCATTTGCATGGACCGCATATCCAACATCAACCGATTGAATTCAACACCCTGGCTCATGAACGTTCTCTCCGACGACCCGCAATTTTTTGACACTACGCAACGGTTACTGGGGTGGTAGCAACAAGGGTGCCAGCTCCGTAGCAATTCGTAAGAAAAGGCGACTAACCCTGTCGGCTTCGAGAATTCTCAAGTGGCGTAGAGGTAGGCTTCCACGTCCATTCCGGCATCGCGCATCTGTGCCAACTTGTAGCGCAAGGTGCGCGGGCTGATGCCCAGGCGCTCGGCGGCCTCTTTGCGGCGGCCGCGCTCGGAGCGCAGGGTGTCGATGATCATCTGGAATTCGCGGCGGCGCAGGTCGTCGCCCAAGGCACCGGCCGACTCGGCGGGCGCGGCTTCAATCTGCGGCGCAACCGCCAGCGTCGGCAAGGGCGCAGCGCCCGTGCCCATGGCAAGGCAGAAATCCTGGGGCTGGATCAGGCCGCCCTGCTGCAAAATCAACGCGCGCTGGATCGCATTGTCCAATTCCCGCACGTTGCCGGGCCATGGGTAGCTGATCAGGCAGGCCTGGGCGTCGGCCGACAGGCGCGCCTGGGCATGCTTCATTTTATTGACGTGCTTGCTCAGCAAGCGCTCTGCCAGCGGGATGATGTCTGCCGGACGCTCGCGCAACGGGCGCCAGGCCAACGGGAACACCGAGAGCCGGTAGAACAAATCCTCACGGAAGCGCCCCGCCGCCACTTCGCCCGCCAGGTCGCGGTTGGTGGTGGCGACCACGCGGATGTCCAGCTGGATCGGCTTGCGCGCCCCCACCCGCTCCACTTCGCGCTCCTGCAATACCCGCAGCAATTTGGCTTGCAGGCCCAGGGGCATTTCGGAGATTTCGTCGAGCAGGATCGTGCCGCCGTCCGCCTGTTCGAACTTGCCGGCCTGCGCCG
Proteins encoded:
- a CDS encoding Hpt domain-containing protein; amino-acid sequence: MAEIHLDPDVLTGLQEVMEGEYPKLLDTFLDDSQKRVEALRRARDDAKALGRIAHSFKGSSGNLGAVRLAELCQLLEDRSAKPVVADLGRLVDEIDHEFALVRPLYEHERERFGL
- a CDS encoding IS3 family transposase (programmed frameshift); translated protein: MPFYSDERKAALLKMMLPPLSLSAAEVARREGCSDMSLHYWRKQAAARGTQLSDAKQPAENWSAESKLTVIIETGSLSELEIGEYCRRKGIFPEQITDWRNAFIASSTQKPAAKTASSGQSRDDKKRIRELERELRRKDAALAETAALLVLRKKPQCLLGERRRGQLTLLPERYLLVGWLNEAILAGARRAPACQEVGLSLRTLQRWNLPEEILADGRTTTLRRMPNNALSELERQSIVTLCNSKTYAHLPPSQIVPQLADEGRYMASEATFYRVLHAAGQQQHRSRAKRPHRHEAPTTYAATAANQVWSWDITYLPSPVRGKFYYLYLIEDIYSRKAVGWEVYEAESGEKAAALLQRSVTQEKCWLQPLVLHSDNGAPMKSLTLLTKMYDLGITPSRGRPRVSNDNPYSESLFRTLKYCPQWPQDGFSSLDEARIWVRNFMTWYNTVHRHSRIRFVTPAQRHEGKDREILARRDAVYRQARERRPERWSGETRNWNPIGTVYLNPERELTVVIKAA
- the fliJ gene encoding flagellar export protein FliJ; amino-acid sequence: MANTRAARLAPVVDMAEKAEKTAVQRLGYFQGQVRLAESKLGDLERFRGEYQQQWIERGSKGVSGQWLMGYQGFLNQLETAVGQQRQSLAWHQANVDKARDSWQQAYARVEGLRKLVQRYIDEARALEDKREQKLLDELSQRLPRQNPY
- the fliI gene encoding flagellar protein export ATPase FliI, which encodes MRLDRTSFAKRLGGYADVTELPGQPILEGRLLRMVGLTLEAEGLRAAMGSRCMVINDDSYHPVQVEAEVMGFSGSKVFLMPVGSVAGIAPGARVVPLADTGRLPMGMSMLGRVLDGAGRALDGKGGMKAEDWVPMDGPTINPLKRNPISVPLDVGIRSINGLLTVGRGQRLGLFAGTGVGKSVLLGMMTRFTEADIIVVGLIGERGREVKEFIEHSLGEEGLKRSVVVASPADDAPLMRLRAAMYCTRIAEYFRDKGKNVLLLMDSLTRFAQAQREIALAIGEPPATKGYPPSVFAKLPKLVERAGNSEAGGGSITAFYTVLSEGDDQQDPIADSARGVLDGHIVLSRRLAEEGHYPAIDIEASISRVMPSVVTPEHMMRAQQFKQLWSRYQQSRDLISVGAYVAGGDRETDLAIALQPQLVTYLRQGLNDKISMGESEAHLGTIFAPAPGG
- a CDS encoding STAS domain-containing protein; its protein translation is MSVESEVSLDGTKLTITVRGRFDFGSHQAFRDAYERFYKVPEIYVVDLKETTYMDSSALGMLLLLRDHAGGDNAEVQVVNSNSDVRKILAISNFDKLFDLT
- a CDS encoding flagellar hook-length control protein FliK; its protein translation is MAITPNSLLQAAPAAKPQAPAANPPAVAADPRDKAPGFAQVFANQASTPAAKPTDTTTRSTRDKPADSSAKPAANNDKPAAGTPSVADNGKTLPATPPAKSDPPDTTAKADDTAPADDPTLAQQPPVDPTVDPALVAAVVPVPVPAAPAPVETPAPAAAKDDKAQPVVAPAVAATDDAKPAFDPEADPLDAMPAVRLAMEQGGHVSASSQTPAKTAPAPTQDQPTAAQNFATGLANMVDQQAAKDSTDQGGDKAFTGLIDGGLKDLKDASSDTRVDDFANRLAALTQAATPKTANALPPVANAPLAMHQSGWTDEVVNRVMYLSSANLKSAEIQLQPAELGRLDISVKMSADQQAQVTFMSGHAVVREALESQSGRLREMFAQQGMGQVDVNVSDQSRGWQGQQGQDQQQQNQARGVSGSGGRGDGADGGGVGEVAEVAAPVVQSVIGSSAVDYYA
- a CDS encoding ATP-binding SpoIIE family protein phosphatase yields the protein MSVLAPVLEALTVLIAEDSAADLLLLSTIVRRQGHQVITASNGEEAVQVFIRERPQLVLMDALMPVMDGFEAARQIKHLAGEALVPIIFLTSLRESEALAQCLDAGGDDFLAKPYNQVILAAKINAMDRLRRLQATVLQQRDLIARHNDHLLQEQRVAKAVFDKVAHSGCINAAPNIRYVQSPYALFNGDLLLAAYTPSGDMHVLLGDFTGHGLPAAVGAMPLAEVFYGMTAKGYGLAQTLREMNAKLKRILPVDMFCCATLLCLSAQRRVVEVWNGGMPEGYVHEIATGKRTPLLSRHLPLGILAAEAFDDRTEVWPMALGDRVFLLSDGVLDTADAHEQLFGAERLQQVFAANREPDRLFEEIEQALAGFRGEVRDDISMVEISLQAGEVLRSPSVMYSDSGQSSPLDWSVSFEFRAETLKSYNPLPYLLQLLLEIHGLREQSGALYTVMAELYSNALEHGVLGLDSRLKRDAQGFAAYYRERNERLAQVNSGYVRVHLNVVPAGEGGCLTLRIEDSGPGFDVEKVLARPLDVDRLSGRGLSLVRQLSSDVGWTDGGRCVCVEFSWKALA